The window TTCGGGCGACCGGCCCGGTGAGCTCTCACCGGGTGCGCACGGTGTAGGTCAGATGGGTCACCCGCGACGACGACACCGAACTCACCGGTTCCAGCGCGACCCGGGACGCGTCGACACCGTCGAACAGGCGCGTCCCGGCACCGAACAGCACCGGCGACAACGCGATCGTGAACTCGTCGACCAGACCCGCGTTCAGGTACTGCAGGATCGTGTCACTGCCACCGGCGATCCGGACGTCCCGGTCGCCGGCGGCCGCCCGGGCCCGGTCGAGCGCCTGGTGGATGCCGTCGCCGACGAAGTGGAACGTGGTGCCGCCCGGCCGCTCCCACGACTCGCGCGGCTGGTGGGTCAGCACGAACACCGGCGTGTGGAACGGCGCCTCCGCGGGCCACGAACGCTCACCGAGGTCGAACATGCGCCGGCCCATGACGCTCGCGCCGGTACGGTCGGCTGAAGAACACCTTGCCGGCCATCAGCGGCCCGCCGTGACATAGGCGGCCAGGTTGGCCAGGGTCTGCTCGCCGCCCTCGATCGCGTGGTACTTCTCGACGGCCTGGTCCCGCAACTTGCGGGTTGGGAAGATCGTGCGCATCACGATCCGGGTCCCGGCGTCCTCGGCGGCGAAGGTCAGCACGGACTCGAACGCGTCCGGGTCGTCCGGCGACTCCCCGTGCAGCAGCGCGATCCGTTCCGGCGGCACGATCTCGGTCCAGGTGATCCACTCCGGGTAGTCGGTGCCGTCCGGCCCGTGCATCACGAAATCCCACACCGCACCCTCGCGGAACTCGAAGGCCCGCGTGGTGGTCGAGAACCCGGCCGGACCCCACCATCGTGATAGGTGCCGGACCTCGGTGAACGCCTCGAACACCAACTCCCGGGGCGCGTCGATCACCCGGGAGACGACGATCTCGCGGTCGGTGGTCGCTGTTTCCATGAGTCAGTCCTCCGGTCGTGTCTGCTTGAGGTCCTGCACGTACGCGTCCAGCCGGTCGAAGCTGTCGTTCCAGAACCGCTCGAACCCGCCGACCCACTCGTGGATCGGCCGCAGCCCGCGCGCGTCCAGCCCGTACAGACGCTGCTTGCCGGCTTCGCGGACCGTGACCAGGCCGACCTCACGCAGCACCCGCAGGTGTTTGGAGGCCGTCGGTTGGCTGATCCCCAGGTGCCGGGCCAGGTCGGTCACCGGCCACTCCCGCCCGCGCAGCAGCCCCAGGATGTCCCGACGCTGCGGCTCGGCGATCGCGTTGAACGTGTCCGACGTCGTCGCTGCTCGTGCCATGCCGGCAATCATATTCCGATAACGGAATGCGTCAAGCGGGCTCTGCTCGGGGAAGGTCGCGTTCAGTCCGAACGCGGCGCTGCGGCGCAGGTCACCGTAGACACGCGGTATACCCTGGGGGGTATATTGGTCCCATGATGCCGGTACCCCCTGGGGTATGTTTTCGATGGAGGTGGCGATCATGGAGATGAGCCCGGTCCTACTCAAGGACGCATTGACCCGTTTGAAGCGCGCACAGGGGCAGCTCGGCGCGGTGATCGCGATGATCGAGAACGGCGAGGACTGCCGGCGGGTGCTCACCCAGCTGTCCGCGGTGTCCAGCGCCGTCGACCGGGCAGGTTTCAAGATCATCGCCACCGGGATGCGGGAGTGTCAGACCGCCCGCCAGCGCGGGGAGGAGCCGCCGATGAGCGAGGAAGAGCTCGAGAAGCTGTTCCTGTCCCTGTCCTGACCGCCGCGCCCCACCTCCCCCGGCTGGGGGTGGGGCGCGTTCCCGTCATGGCCGGATCATGTCTTCCACATACCCCCGGGGGTATGCAGTTCGCCCGACCTACCCGCCCGGCTCGCCCATCGTTGCCGGAACCCGGACAGGAGAACCCCGCACCCCATGACCACACCCACCGGCACCCCAGCCGCCCTCGACGTCCCCACCCTGCGACACCTGCTCACCACCGACCACGCGCCACGGATGATCGACGTGCGCACCCCGGCCGAGTTCGAGACCACGCACATCCCCGGCTCCTACAACGTGCCCCTCGACCTGCTGCGCGAGCACCGCGACGAACTCCGCGCCCACCTCGACGAGCAGATCGTCCTGGTCTGCCGCTCCGGACAGCGCGCCGCTCAGGCCGAACAGGCCCTGGCCGGGGCCGGACTGCCGAACCTACGGGTGCTCACCGGCGGCATCACCGCCTGGCAGACCGCCCACGCCCCGGTCACCACCGGCACCCCACGCTGGGACCTGGAACGACAGGTCCGCCTCGTCGCGGGCGGCATCGTCCTGGCCGCGGTACTCGCCGGCACGATGCTCGAACCGGTCACTTGGGTGGCCGCGCTCATCGGCGCCGGGCTGGCGTTCGCGGCACTGACCAACACCTGCGCCATGGGCATGATGCTGGCCAAGCTGCCCTACAACCGCGGCCCGCGCACCGACCTCGACAAGGTCGTCACCGCACTGGCCGGGGACCGGCGGTAGACGTCATGCCCTACACCCCCATCCGGAGCCGATCGTGATCGCCGCGATCGGGTTCGGCGCGCTCATCGGCATCCTGCTCGGACTGCTCGGCGGCGGCGGCTCCATCCTCGCCGTCCCCGCCCTCGTCTACGGCGCCGGCCTCACCCTGGCCGCGGCAGTGCCCACCTCGCTGCTGGTAGTCGGCATCTCCGCGGCCACCGCAATGCTCCCGCGACTGCGGGCCGGGCTGGTGCAGTGGCGCATCGCGGCCGTCATCGGCGGCACCGGCGCCGCCGCCGCGTTCGCCGGTGCCGCCGTCAACCGGCTGCTCGACCCCCGCCTGGTCCTGATCGGCTTCGCCGCCCTGATGGTCCTCGCCGGCCGGCGGATGCTGAGCGGCACCGACGACTGCGGCGGTGACTGCGCCCTGCCCGGCGGCGGCATCAACTGGCGCGGCTGCCTGCCCAAATCCATCGCCGCCGGCCTCGGCGTCGGCTTCCTGACCGGCCTGTTCGGCGTCGGCGGCGGCTTCCTGATCATCCCGGCCCTGGTGCTGCTGCTCGGCCTGAGCATGCCCGCCGCCGTCGCCACCAGCCTGGTCGTCATCGTGGTCAACTCCGCCGCCGGGTTCGCCGCGCACGCCGGCGACGCGGCCATCGACTACCGCATCGCCGCGGCGTTCACCCTCGCCGCCATCACCGGATCCCTCGCCGCCGGCCGCATCGCCACGCGGATGCCCACCCGGCGGCTGCAACACGCCTTCGCCTGGCTCGTCTTCGCCATCGCCGCGTTCGTGGCCGTCCAGGCGATCATCAACCCCGTTACGGTCTGACCCCGCCACCCGTCCAGTTCGCCGGCCGGCGATGCACACCACAACTCTGACCCTCAGATACCCCCTGGGGTATCCGATGAGTCAGGTGCCGCACCTCCATCCCACCCAAGCCTTCAGGGGATCCGATGCCCATAGCCGCACTGCTGACCAGGCTGTTTCGCAAGTCCTACCGATCCGTGGACCCGCAGCAGGCGGCTGCGCTGATCGCCGACGGTGCGATCCTGCTCGACGTCCGCGAACCGGCCGAATGGCGCGCCGGGCACGCGCCGAAGGCCCGGCACATTCCGCTCGGCCAGCTCGCCGACCGGCTCACCGAAGTGCCGGCCGACCGGCCGGTGATCACCGTCTGCCGGTCCGGGGCCCGTTCCCGACAGGCCGCCGCCATGCTCGCCCGGCAAGGCCGGCAGGTGCACAACCTCACCGGCGGCATGCACGCCTGGACCGGCGCCGGGATGGCCCTGCGCACCAACGGCGGCCGCCCCGGCCGCGTCGCCTGACGCCGCACCACCAGACCCGACCCCACCCCGTCGACCGAAGGAAAAGATCATGCGGTTCACGCAGTACTACCTCGACTGCCTTTCCCAGGCGTCCTACCTGATCGCCGACGAGGCCACCGGCCGGGCCGTGCTCGTCGACCCGCGCCGCGACATCGGCGAATACCTCGCCGACGCCCGCACCCACGGCCTGAGCATCGAGGGCGTCATCAACACCCACTTCCACGCCGACTTCCTCGCCGGACACCTCGAAGTCGCCGCCGCCACCGGTGCCTGGATCGGCTACGGACAACGCGCCGACACCGAATACGCGATCCGAAAACTGGTCGACGGCGAACGCATCAGCCTCGGCGACGTCACCCTGCAGATCCTGGAGACCCCCGGGCACACGCCCGAGTCGATCAGTGTGCTGGTCTACGAACACGCCACCGACAGCACGCCCTACGGCGTACTGACCGGCGACGCGCTGTTCATCGGCGACGTCGGCCGCCCGGACCTGCTCGCCTCCACCGGCGTCACCGCCGACGAACTCGGACGCATGCTGTACGACAGCGTCCAGCACAAACTCATGGCCCTACCCGACGAGGTACGGGTCTTCCCCGCCCACGGCGCCGGATCCGCCTGCGGCAAGAACCTGTCCACCGAACGGCAGTCCACCATCGGCGAACAACGCCGCACCAACTACGCCTGCGCCCCGATGAGCGTCGAGCGGTTCCTCGACCTGGTCACCGCCGGACAACCCGCCGCACCCGGCTACTTCGCCTTCGACGCCGCCCTCAATCGCCAGGCCCGCGACCTGTTCGACCACGACGTCGCACCACGGGCACTCACCGCCACCGAGTTCATCGCCGCCCGTACCGCAGGTGCCCTCGTCATCGACGCCCGCGACCCGCACGACTTCGCCGCCGGGCACCTGCGCGGCGCGCTGAACATCCCCGCCGACGGCCGGTTCGCCGAAACCGCGGGCACCGTCGCCCAGCCCGGCGACACCCTGCTGGTCGTCGCCGACCCCGACCGCGCCGAGGAGATCGTCATCCGCCTGGCCCGCATCGGCTTCGACCGGGTCCTCGGCCACCTGCACGAACCCGAGACCGCCCTGCCGCAGATGGCGGCCGAGCTGACCCGCGCCAGCCGGGTCACCGTCGCCGACCTGCGCACCGCCCTCCTCGACCCGCAACCACCCATGATCCTCGACGTCCGTACCGCCGGCGAACGCGAACACGGGGCCATCGACGGCTCGGCCCACATCCCTCTGGCCGAACTGCCCCACCGTATCGCCGAGATCCCCACCGACCGGCCGGTCGTCGTGCACTGTGCCGGCGGCTACCGCTCCTCCGTCGCCGCCAGCCTGCTGCGCACCACCGGCCACCCCGACGTCTCCGACCTACTCGGCGGCTACAACGCCTGGCAGCTGACGGTCGCACCGGCTGCCGGCTGACCCCGCCGCACCCGTCGGGTGCCGCCCAGGTATGGACGGCACCCGACGGGTGCGGCACGATTCTGCGCGCCCATAACAGGCATTATGATGTACGTCCAATATGTCCGATTCGAGCACCCCGGGCCGTTTATTGGATTACCGGTAATGGCAATCCAATAAATATCCGGGACTCGGCTTCCGAGAGCAGCCTTCTCCCGACGTTTCCGTCAGCTCTCAACTGGAACTGGCGGAGTCTCATCTGATCTGGCGGGCGACGGCCTTCGGGGTTGAGGAAGAGCGGTACAGCGGTTAGCGGTGAGAATGATCTTGCGATTGAGGTATCACGCAAACGTTCGTTTCCGATAGACCTCAGCCGGGGTAATCGCCGTCGGGCATCGCCGCAGCCCAAGTGTCGGTTTCCGAGGTCGACTGCACGGCTGATCGAGGTCGACTGCACTAGGCCGTGGTCTTCCGAATCTC of the Actinoplanes sichuanensis genome contains:
- a CDS encoding metal-sensitive transcriptional regulator; protein product: MEMSPVLLKDALTRLKRAQGQLGAVIAMIENGEDCRRVLTQLSAVSSAVDRAGFKIIATGMRECQTARQRGEEPPMSEEELEKLFLSLS
- a CDS encoding SRPBCC family protein, translated to METATTDREIVVSRVIDAPRELVFEAFTEVRHLSRWWGPAGFSTTTRAFEFREGAVWDFVMHGPDGTDYPEWITWTEIVPPERIALLHGESPDDPDAFESVLTFAAEDAGTRIVMRTIFPTRKLRDQAVEKYHAIEGGEQTLANLAAYVTAGR
- a CDS encoding rhodanese-like domain-containing protein, yielding MPIAALLTRLFRKSYRSVDPQQAAALIADGAILLDVREPAEWRAGHAPKARHIPLGQLADRLTEVPADRPVITVCRSGARSRQAAAMLARQGRQVHNLTGGMHAWTGAGMALRTNGGRPGRVA
- a CDS encoding ArsR/SmtB family transcription factor, whose translation is MARAATTSDTFNAIAEPQRRDILGLLRGREWPVTDLARHLGISQPTASKHLRVLREVGLVTVREAGKQRLYGLDARGLRPIHEWVGGFERFWNDSFDRLDAYVQDLKQTRPED
- a CDS encoding MBL fold metallo-hydrolase; translated protein: MRFTQYYLDCLSQASYLIADEATGRAVLVDPRRDIGEYLADARTHGLSIEGVINTHFHADFLAGHLEVAAATGAWIGYGQRADTEYAIRKLVDGERISLGDVTLQILETPGHTPESISVLVYEHATDSTPYGVLTGDALFIGDVGRPDLLASTGVTADELGRMLYDSVQHKLMALPDEVRVFPAHGAGSACGKNLSTERQSTIGEQRRTNYACAPMSVERFLDLVTAGQPAAPGYFAFDAALNRQARDLFDHDVAPRALTATEFIAARTAGALVIDARDPHDFAAGHLRGALNIPADGRFAETAGTVAQPGDTLLVVADPDRAEEIVIRLARIGFDRVLGHLHEPETALPQMAAELTRASRVTVADLRTALLDPQPPMILDVRTAGEREHGAIDGSAHIPLAELPHRIAEIPTDRPVVVHCAGGYRSSVAASLLRTTGHPDVSDLLGGYNAWQLTVAPAAG
- a CDS encoding sulfite exporter TauE/SafE family protein, producing MIAAIGFGALIGILLGLLGGGGSILAVPALVYGAGLTLAAAVPTSLLVVGISAATAMLPRLRAGLVQWRIAAVIGGTGAAAAFAGAAVNRLLDPRLVLIGFAALMVLAGRRMLSGTDDCGGDCALPGGGINWRGCLPKSIAAGLGVGFLTGLFGVGGGFLIIPALVLLLGLSMPAAVATSLVVIVVNSAAGFAAHAGDAAIDYRIAAAFTLAAITGSLAAGRIATRMPTRRLQHAFAWLVFAIAAFVAVQAIINPVTV
- a CDS encoding rhodanese-like domain-containing protein: MTTPTGTPAALDVPTLRHLLTTDHAPRMIDVRTPAEFETTHIPGSYNVPLDLLREHRDELRAHLDEQIVLVCRSGQRAAQAEQALAGAGLPNLRVLTGGITAWQTAHAPVTTGTPRWDLERQVRLVAGGIVLAAVLAGTMLEPVTWVAALIGAGLAFAALTNTCAMGMMLAKLPYNRGPRTDLDKVVTALAGDRR